In one window of uncultured Sphaerochaeta sp. DNA:
- a CDS encoding Hsp20/alpha crystallin family protein: MKYYVTYNNSNPVSEFDSLFNDLWADWGTNRSKIPPVDIYETEKAYVIEAELAGYKQEEVRVNIEKHVLKISSDKQSLKSADEKQKNLVRERYFKKFERSFSLPEDIDEGNIEGEFADGVLTITLPKKKEVLPKTIEVKIK; encoded by the coding sequence ATGAAATATTATGTAACGTACAATAACAGCAACCCTGTTTCGGAATTCGATTCCTTGTTCAATGACCTTTGGGCTGACTGGGGCACCAATCGAAGCAAAATTCCCCCAGTAGATATCTATGAAACCGAGAAAGCATATGTGATCGAGGCTGAGCTTGCTGGGTATAAACAGGAAGAGGTCAGGGTCAATATCGAGAAGCATGTCCTGAAGATCAGCAGTGACAAGCAGAGCCTGAAGAGTGCTGATGAAAAGCAGAAGAACCTTGTTCGTGAGCGATACTTCAAGAAGTTTGAGCGTTCCTTCAGTCTTCCCGAGGATATTGATGAAGGAAATATTGAAGGCGAGTTTGCCGACGGTGTCTTGACCATCACCCTTCCAAAGAAGAAGGAAGTACTTCCCAAGACCATTGAAGTGAAGATCAAGTAA